TCATCCCCCTTTCGTTTGCAGTGATTGGCCTCTGAGTATCATGTAACCTTGTTCCAACCAAAGAGCCACAAGGGGAAGTCAGCTGGGGGCTTCTGGGAAGGATCTGCTTCCTCCCTCCTAAAAGAGAGATGCCCAAGAGGAAAGCCTCTTGCACAGTGTGAGGCCAGGATGGTGGAGCTGCAGCCTGTGTCTGACATCCCAGGTGCAGATACTGCCCACGTGACATAGCTGAAGGCCAGGAGAAGGCTGGATTCTTGACGACATGGCTAGAAAGCTACCCCAGGCCTGGCACTGCCCTCTTCAGTTATGTGACAGTCACAAGATATCCCCATTATCCAAGCCACTATCAGCTTGGAATCATGTGGCTTGTGACTTAACACCTGCTGAAGATACATGCCTCTATggagaggccatggtgggagatATCATTTCTGATCTTAAAGGACTCAGGCCGTGGGCAGGAGTCCATGCTTTCCCCAAATCCCACTCATGGTCAGCTGTCTGGGGACACCAAGCAAAGCTTTCCAGTGCCACCCACCTCTGCTCCCCTTCAGGGCCAAACTTTCTCCAGAAGGTTGTCTTCACTTCCGTCTCTACTTCCCTTCCCATCAGCTTTGACCTGCTCTAATCTGGCTTTGCCCTCCCTACTCCATGGAAACAGCTTCCCCAGGGTCCCTCATGCCTTCCTGCTTCGATATCCAAGGGAGCCTCATCGGCCCTTTTCCTGGAGGACTCCTCTGTTCAGTTGACCCTTGCTGATCATCTCCTCACCGACTCCTTGACTTTCTTCTCAgttctccttctccctttctgTCTATCCCTCCTCGGTCTCCTTTCTGGACCTTTAAACAGCAAATGAGCGATCACATCCACTTCTCAGCTCTCTGCTGCCAGCTTCTGAATCTGTGTCCCCAGTCCTGACCTCTCCCTTGAGCTGTATTTGTACAGACAGCTGCCTGCTGGACCCCTCCCTGGGTGCTGGACGCCCCAAACTCAACATGCTGGAAACCGAACTactcctcctcaccctccaccACCCGTTCCTGTGGTCTTTGTCACATGCCATCCATCCAGCCACATATCCACCCAACAGCTGCCTCCCCCCACCTCTCCCCACTCGTCACCCAGCTCTGCTGATTCCACCTCAAATgcatcttgatttctttctccacCGTTCCCATCCTGAGCTCTGTTGTTTTAGGTCAAGCTGTTGCTCCCTCTTGCTTGCATGATGCCAGTAGCTTTCTCTGCCCACCTTCCACTTGCCTCCAGCGACCCTAGCCCCCCAGCAAGTCCTCTAAAATGCAAAGCTGACCCTGGAGCTCCTTTGCTTAATAGCATCCTATTGCTTTAGGGCAAAAACCTAAATACAGCCTGGCCTGGAGGGCCGGATTGACCAAGCCCCTGCCTATGTCTCCAACATCATGGCTTGGCACTGCTTTTCCCAGCAGGCCGGTAGGAGCTGCTATTGCCcatggaaggggagggaggggtctAGGTTTTGCCTGTAATAGTCATGGCAGCTGTAGAACTATCGACCCAAGGCTTTTCATTTGTCGTCGTTCTAATTCTCAAACACGCCCATGCAGGAGGCACCAGTGTTATCTCCATTTAGATGAGAGAGCTAAGGCTTAGGGCGATGGGGGAGGGGGGACTCGACACAGCCAGTCTGACTCCGGagcctatttttttgtttgtttgatttgtttttgtaaagaaagacaaggtctccctgtgttgcccagactggccttgaactcctgagctcaagcaatcctcacacttcAGCCCCAGTCCCCTCACGTTTCTGCTGGACAGTACGGAATGGCTTACAGTGCCCTTTGGTGCCTTTGACCGTGCTGTGTCCTCTTCTGGGAATACTCCCAGCCCTCCTCGTCCCTGACTGTCTGTACAACCTTTAAGACTCAGCTTAGAGGTCACCCCTTCCAGGAGCCTTCCTCAAGCCTCAGGCTGTGTTAATGCCTTGGCTGTCTGTTTACTTCCCACTGGGGTCTTTACCACATTGGATTTTCACTTTCCTGGCTTCCCACTCAACCGTGAGCTTCCTGAGGCGGGAACTGTGTCCCTCTGTGTCTATCCTTGGTGCCCAGCACAGTCCCTGGCAATGTCTGAAAAATGAGGACATGCGATGGTGATGTAGGACTCTTACCACAGGTGATGCTGCTCCCCTTGTTGCTAAACTTGTAGCTCAGAAATTTGGTGCCACAGCCACGTCTCTCCAGGCGTTTGTAGCAACAGTCATGAGCGAAACAGCAGCTGCAGGGAGGCATCCTATTGGGGCTACTGTCCCGCAGTGCCAGGAAGCCTGATGCCCATATCTCACCCCCACCTCCGCCCCTGGGCAGAGACCCCGCAACTTTGCAACAATCTAGAGCAGAAGTTCCAACATGCTGGCTGCTTTTCCAGCCAGGCCATCCTGAGACCTCTGTGTCCAGCAGGAACCGGCGCTGTCTTTGcagctcccagccctgcctgggcCAGAGTCTAGGCGGGTAGGGAGGGGTGGGTGGCCTCACCGGTCTGTTGCATCCTTGGGGGATCCTTTGCCACCCACGCCACAGTGGCAGCCATAGAAGCCGTAACTGGTTGCGGCTTCCTTTCCTGTTGCCAACTTGATCATTTTCCGGAAATTCAGCAAATCGCCATGGGCCTGCAGTAGGCCTGGAAGGAAATTTGGGAGTTTCCTGGAGGGTCCTGTGCCCTCCCTCTTTGCACCTCTCTGCTACTTTCCTTCCTCCCAAATGGCTTCTTTTCTCCCCCTGAGAGAGGATGGCTGCAATGGGAGAGAAAACTAAGGGGCAAGAGCTTCCCTCCTGGGGCTGCCCCTCAGTGCTCAGAGGCCAGGGTCAGGGTCAGTTCTTACCAAAGACCATGATCACTGCCAACAGTAGGAGGGTCTTCATGGTAAGAGTTCTTGGGTGACAAATGCAGATGGCCTGTCCTAGCTCCTCTGCTGGGTGGTCTCAGCTTCTGTCCCGGCTGGTGCTCCCCTGTTCCTGCTTGGCAGCTCTGAGACACACAGACATGCTCTCCTATCCAACCTAAGTCCAGGGTGACCTCCTCTGTCACACCCAGAGCACACAAGGAGTGCCCTCcagcaatacacacacacacatgccacctCCTGACCGGCTCCCAGCTCTGCAGAATGGTTGCACACACGTCAGGCCCTCAGACCTGTGGAGAGCCCCATGATACGCTAGTGAGACCTGCCCTGTGCCTCATCAGACTGACAGTTCTTGGGAGATTGGAACCAGGTTCCTCCCAACTAACCAGGAGGTTCCTGAGGTCAGAGGATGTGTCCCCGCTAGACATAGCTTGCACATCCCCACACTGGATTCCAGGCTTGGAGTCTCCAAGGCACCCATGgagtctcagcctccagaatgaaAGCATCAGCTTCTCTCTGCAAGGCTTTCGAGCCCCTTCCACATACACATATTCCCAAACACATACGTGCTTACACGCCTGCGCCCACATACACATACTCTTGTACTTACTTGCCAGTGTGAACATCCTCTCACATACTACACTCACATACCCACTcaacacacgcatgcacacacaccctctTGTGAATACCAaatcacacacatgcatgcttaTGCACACACATGCCTACATGCGCACACATGGACAACGCAGCCACTCTCAAAGGCAGTGGAGGAGCAGGAATTCTGCTCTTGACTGTTTACCTCTCAGCGGAGTCAGCGCTGTATCTCCAGGCTGCCTGGTGTGTTCTGCACTCCTGCTTCTCTTAAATAGCCGTTCCCTCTGGGAGGTTGGGAGTAGGTGAGGCACGAGGCTGGGGATGGGCGGGATGGGCGTGGCCAGTTGGTGGACTCAGGATTGACCGTCCATGGGAaatccctttccttcccctcgtCAGCTGGCAGGACAGAGTTGAGGACTGGGAAAACTTACGTGTCCATAGCTGATGCCAAAATACATTCCAGGCCATTTTGCAGTCTCTCCATGGGCTTAGTTTCTGATGGAGTCAATTCCCATAACCAGCTCTGGGTGTGACCAATGGTCAGCCGCCTCCCTGCAGCCGCTTCCAAGGGTGGAAAGGACTGTTTGCTGTTGCAAGCTGTGGACTCATTTGCACGCCCAAAGGGACCACCAATTGCTGAGCAAGGATTGCTCCCTTCTTCTGCTCAATGCAGCATTTGGGAATACAAGAGAGGGCTTTTAATGGCACTCATTCATTCggtcactcactcattcattcggtcactcactcactcattcattcggtcactcactcattcattcggtcactcactcattcattcggTCACTCACTCATTCggtcactcactcattcattcggtcactcactcactcattcattcggtcactcactcattctttcggtcactcactcattcattcattcactcactcattcattcggtcactcactcattcattcacaggAAGTAGACACTGGGCCTCTACCATGTTCCAGCACCTGTGTGGCCTCAGGTGTGCTCCCCACAGTCCACCAGGGAGACGGTTTAATGGGGTTGGATTTCGTTTCCCACTAACTTGGGCCAGGACCTccaccttctcttcttcctctactttcttcttttcctctgcccCTGTCCCTTACGGTTTTCTAAACCTGGAAAAAGCCAGAGGCTATCCTTGAAGTTCCCACCAAAGCCCTGGCTTCGCTGTAGCCCCCATCCTCACCTGTTCGGAGATGGGGCTGATGAATGCTCCCTGGATCTGCTGCTCTTTTCCCTTCAGCCTTCAGGCTCACACTGACTCCAGCTTTAATTTGTAAAGTAAACATCTTTTTCACTGCTCTCCGGTACATGCTAAGAATTTCACTTCCTTGGCCTTAAGTAAACACTCAGTGATACCAGTCCTAAAAAAGTCAGTGTGGCAGAGGCTCTGGTGCTTGTGAACATTCCATCTGTTCCCTACACTCTAGAGCCCCTTGCAGGGCCCCAGGGGACCTGGGGCCCTGCTGCTGGCTGCTAAAACACGAGCATTGCTAGTAAGGGTCACTTCCAGGTTTCTCCAAAAGGGGACAATGAGATGCAGCTCCCCAGctcttccctgcccctcctcgGTAGAAGCAGAAGATGAAAGCGGTCTGGGGTGTAGCATCATAGCGCAGAGGGCAGTTGTCTTAGAAAGTCCTGCAGCGCACAGTGGTCTTAGTGTGAGTGAAAGATAGACTTCTGTTGTATTAAGCTGCTGATAGTTGAGACTGGCAGTTACTGCAGCATAACCGAGTCTGTCCCAGCAGCCATCAGACAGCTTTCCTCCTGAAAATACTGTTTCCCTCCAGCGCTTGACTGTGTAAGGGGTTAAACTGTGGTCCTCTCCTTCCCGCCCTCAATTCCTGTGTTGAAGTTCTGGTACCTTAGAATGGGATCTTATTCAGAAATAGGGTCATTGCcgatataattagttaagatgaggtcactcGGGCAGCTAGGATGGGCCCTAAGCCAATATGACAGAGGCcattataaaaaggggaaatttgaagACAGGAAAGCACTGGGAGAAAGCCAGGCAAAGATGAAGGTAGAGATCAGGGTGGTgcttctacaagccaaggaatggcAAAGATTGCCAGAaacaccagaagctaggagagagggtgggagcagtttctccctcacagccctcagaaggaatcaAGGCTATTGGCCCCTTTGATgtctgcctccagaactgttagaCAATACAATGTCTGTCATGTAAGCCACTCCATCGGTTTCATTAGGTACAAAGTCCCTAATACAACACCAAAGTAAACCAACACTGGATTGCCACTCCTATAGCAGTTGGTTTTATGGCCACATCAGGGTTCTGAGGTCTCATCCCCAGGAGTAGACCTCAATGTATAACCCCACTCTGATCATGAGAGTATATCAGACAAACCCAGATTGAATGACATTCTACAAAAGCTTGCCCAGTACTCATCAACAATATCAAGGTCATAAAGGCCAAGAAAAGTTAGGAGCTGTCACTTTTGTTAAACATGGCACTTTTGGAAACCGTGGTTCCTACGATAGGCAGAACCGCTTCCCACTCTGTACACCGGGTAGCCCTGCTCCGGGcttcaggcagaagaaatgctCCAACACTCAAGGACTCTGGAGACGTCAGATAGTGCCTCtccttttcccttcatttcaggATGCTTTTTAGGAATTCAAAGTCCATGACTTGGCCTCTTGTTCACCATCCATCCCAGGCCTAATCCAAGCACTTGAACTCAGGGAGCCAAGCAGAAATCTCTACTTTTATGGGCCTTCTGCTTTAGCAGAAAGAGACAGACAATCAGCAAAAGACAGACTAGTCAATGACATCGTGTGTAAGGTGGTGACACCGTGGTGGGGAGAGAGGCAGTAGGTGACAGGACAGGAGCACCGTCATCTCAGACAAACACTGCCACTTTAACTTCCAGCTCCCTTTCTAGCCTCATGCATTTTAAGGAAATCACTTCTCTTCTAACTGTGAGCAGTCAGAAAGAGCAAACAGTAAAACAAAGGTACGCAGGCAGAGAGGGAGGTGCAGGGAAAGTCTCTTGGGTAACTGCCAAACGTCACACTCATACAATGGGCTCCAGTGAAACAAGTGATACTGTGTCCTTCAGTGGGTCTTCACGAGAAGACCTTTCCCTTCAGGTGCACTAAGACAGGGAAGCTCAAAGCAGAGTTGGTCGGGACGGGTTATGCCTGCAGCAGAAAGATGTGCAGGATCAGACACGGAAACTCTCCCTCCAAGATAAGCACAgcaaaaagacacagaaacagtCCATGCCTCTGATAAACTCTCCCAGCCTGAATCCTTAAAAAttcttagtctgtaagagagtGTGCCTCTGATCTAACGTGGCCAGATGCCCCTcttgttttctctaaaataaacctgTCCTTGACTGCCAAGCGacctttcatgtttctttcctctttctttagtTCTTTCAGCAGGGATGGAGGAGGGGTATCTCGAGTGGGTGTGTGGCAATTTCAGACAGGATTGGAGAGCTCAGAGAGGAGGTGGTTGGAGCTTAGTCGGTGTTCAGAACGCTTTCCTTGCATTATTAATAACTGAAAGAATCAGCATATTGACAGCCGTTATTTTCCTTTGCCAATCAATATCTGCATAAGCAGTTGTTTTTAATAGCAGGATTCTGATTGAAAGTTTTCTGCTAATGTTTCCTAATGTTCCTTTGTGAACACacgttactttaaaaaattcttattttgaggTAAATTTTCACTTACAGAAACAATTGCAAAAGTGGAGTTTCCAAATGCCCGTCACCCAGGTTCCCGCATGTTAACATCTTTCATGACCATTGTAAAATCATGGAAACCAAGAAATTAATGTTATTAACTAATCTCCagacattattttaatttcaccAGTTTTCCTActcatctcttttttcttccagtCTCTCACATTGCATGTAGTTTTCACAAGTCTCCTTGGTCTTTGCTAATCTGTGACAGCTCCTTACTTTTCTTGGCCTTTTATGACCTTAACATTATTGATTAGTACCGGTCAAGCTTTTGTAGAATGTCATTCAAGTTGGGTTTGTCTGATACACTGTCATAATCAGATTAAGGTTATGCATTTTTAGCAAGAATATTACAAAGTGATATTGTGTTCTTCTCAATGATACTGGTATATCTCACTACTATATTGATGTTAATTTTGATCATTTGGTTAAGATGGTATCTGCcaagtttctccactgtaaaagttactatttttccttttgtaataaaTAAGTACGTTGTGGGAAGATATTTTGAGATGGTTCAAATTTCCCTTTTCTCACCATATCTCTTTCCACTCACAAATTTTAGCCATTTCAGCATCAATCGAAGGTTCTTGGCTGTAGCAATTATTACTggtgtttttctggtttcttcattctttttaaatgaagaatttgAATTATACTGTGGGCAAGAGCTTTTCCTTCTAGTTATTTATTCAACTATTCATATTAGTAGCAGCTTATTTTCTATACTATATATTTTCTCACTCAAATTGTTCCATCTTGGCCATGAAGAGCTCCTTTAAGTTGACACCTATCTTGTCTTAACATGttcccatcattttttttttttttttttaagacagagtcttgttgtgtCGCCCAggaagctagagtgcagtggtgtgatcacagcaagctccgcctcctgggttcaagtgattctcatgcctcagcctcccaaatagctgggactacaggtgcatgctaccatgcccagctgattttttgtgtatttttattagagacggggttttgccatattgcccaggctggtcttgatctcccgagttcaggcaaaaACACATCCTTTCTTGCACCACAAGATGTTTAAACTTatcttgcattttaggtttccaAGTCCTGGAATCAGCCTTTTCTctgagaacttttttcttttttttcagaatggCATCTAGAAATGTATGTCTGGGAGTGAGGGGTGCTCATTGCTAGTGGGATGTCACTGCTTCTGGGTCATCAAAgttgggacacacacacacacacgcacacacacacacacatacacacacatacacacacacacacacactgatataGTGACTTCATACTGATACCTCCGAtttatttttttgggaaaaaaattccaAGCCATGTAGCTCATCACAGCCTTCCTCCTTCCTTATTTATAACGCCTTTCTCTGATGGGCTTATTTTTcacaatatatttacatatttttttcaattatagtACAAATGAAGTGGTTTCAGAATTCTTAACCCGTAactctgtgagaaataaatttactaACTACAGTACCATATTCGTGTATGGTTATTTGTATCTTTAGCCTTTTGGTATACTatcaaaatactgttttctgaAGTTACGTAGGTTATCTCTTTTCTTGTACCCTACTTTAAGCGTGGTTATTATATTGATTTGtcatatagttatatatttgtGATCATTTGTATTCCATTTTGGGTTCTACATTTTTTCTGGttgattttaatcatttattgCTTTTGAGCTTTCCCATGTGAAACAAGGTGAAAGCCATACTAAAAAGTACACTCAGAGGGGTTGCTTCTCATTCATGCCTACTATCTccttattttcctcttcttcccatcTCATTCTCTCCCCATGGTCCACAGGTAACTGTATTAgctatctattgctgtgtaataagTTATCACagacttagcagcttaaaacaacataggTTTCTTATCTCACAAGACTACAAACAAGATGTTGTTTGGGTTGTGTTCCTATGTAAAGACCACAtccctggctgggcgcagtggctcacacctgtaatctcagcacttgggagtccaaggcaggtggatcaagaggtcaggagttcgagaccaacctggtccacatagtgaaaccctgtctctactaaaaatacaaaaaattagccaggtgtggtggtggatacctgtaatcccaactactcgggggagctgaggcaggagaattgcttgaacctgggaggcggaggttgcagtgagctgagatcacaccattgtactccagcttgggtgacaatgctagcctctcaaaaaaaaaaaaaaaaaaaaaaaatcataccccTCTGCTTGGTCCTCTGTCCTCTCCCATACTCCTCCATGGCCTCAGCTCCTAGAGTTCCTTTCTGTAGGCAGTTAAAACACGACagcagggccgggtgcggtggctcaagcctgtaatcccagcactttgggaggccaaggtgggtggatcacgaggtcgagagatcgagaccatcctggtcaacatggtgaaaccctgtctctactaaaaaaaaaaaaaatacagaaaatgagctgagcatggggacacgtgcctgtaatctcggctactcaggaggctgaggcgggaga
Above is a window of Saimiri boliviensis isolate mSaiBol1 chromosome 11, mSaiBol1.pri, whole genome shotgun sequence DNA encoding:
- the LOC101031702 gene encoding phospholipase A2, membrane associated is translated as MKTLLLLAVIMVFGLLQAHGDLLNFRKMIKLATGKEAATSYGFYGCHCGVGGKGSPKDATDRCCFAHDCCYKRLERRGCGTKFLSYKFSNKGSSITCAKQDSCRSQLCECDKAAASCFARNKRSYNKKYQYYSNKHCSGSTPRC